One window from the genome of Cyprinus carpio isolate SPL01 chromosome B1, ASM1834038v1, whole genome shotgun sequence encodes:
- the LOC109081041 gene encoding DCN1-like protein 2 — translation MKTAVDHEKLHQLYQHYKDPHDESKISIDGIQQFCDDLLLDPVSVSVLIVAWKFRAATQCEFSREEFLDGMLQLGCDSPEKLRSLLPRLQQELKDSGKDFYQFTFSFARSPGQKGLGSGHGAATKAMSVGMRYCQPQRLDSLVEV, via the exons ATGAAGACAGCAGTGGACCACGAGAAGCTGCATCAGCTGTACCAACACTATAAAG ATCCACACGATGAGAGTAAGATCAGCATCGACGGGATCCAGCAGTTCTGTGATGACCTGCTGCTGGATCCGGTCAGCGTTAGTGTCCTGATCGTGGCCTGGAAGTTCAGAGCGGCGACGCAGTGCGAGTTCAGCCGCGAAGAGTTCCTGGACGGCATGTTACAGCTGGG GTGTGACAGTCCAGAGAAGCTGAGGAGTCTTTTACCCAGACTACAGCAGGAGCTGAAGGATTCTGGGAAAGACTTCTATCAGTTCACGTTCAGCTTTGCCAGAAGTCCCGGACAGAAGGGTTTAG GTTCTGGTCACGGAGCTGCAACTAAAGCCATGTCTGTGGGCATGCGCTACTGTCAGCCCCAGCGGCTGGACAGTCTGGTGGAAGTGTGA
- the LOC109087138 gene encoding transcription factor Dp-1-like isoform X3, with the protein MLPHMVISTPQRSSVPAGLLLTSPHTPSTHVQTQESSPWSTGRSRKGDKNGKGLRHFSMKVCEKVQKKVVTSYNEVAEELVAELSSGDNNISPNDAHVYDQKNIRRRVYDALNVLMAMNIISKDKKEIKWIGFPTNSAQECQDLEAERQRRLERIKHKQSQLQELILQQIAFKNLVQRNRQAEQQSKRAPAPNTVIHLPFIIVNTSKRTVIDCSISNDKFEYLFNFDNMFEIHDDVEVLKRMGLAFGLESGRCSPEQLKIAKSLVPKALQPYVTEMAQGAINQLIGELSHVATDRGASSSNNSRVETPTSYMEEEEDDDDEEDFDDEEDD; encoded by the exons ATGCTGCCACACATG GTGATCAGCACTCCTCAGAGGAGCAGCGTTCCCGCCGGCCTGCTGTTGACCAGCCCTCACACACCGTCCACACACGTCCAGACACAAGAGTCCTCTCCCTGGTCCACCGG GCGCAGCAGGAAGGGCGATAAGAACGGCAAGGGCTTGCGGCATTTCTCCATGAAGGTGTGTGAGAAGGTGCAGAAGAAAGTGGTGACGTCCTACAACGAAGTGGCAGAAGAGCTGGTGGCCGAGTTGAGCTCCGGAGACAACAACATCTCCCCGAACGATGCG CACGTGTACGACCAGAAGAACATCCGGCGACGGGTCTACGATGCTCTGAACGTCCTGATGGCTATGAACATCATCTCCAAAGACAAAAAGGAGATCAAATGGATTGGGTTCCCCACCAACTCTGCGCAGGAGTGTCAGGATCTGGAG GCCGAGAGGCAGAGACGGCTGGAGAGAATCAAACACAAGCAGTCGCAGCTGCAGGAGCTCATACTGCAG CAAATCGCCTTTAAGAACCTGGTGCAGCGCAATCGTCAGGCGGAGCAGCAGAGCAAGAGAGCTCCAGCTCCAAACACAGTCATCCACCTGCCCTTCATCATCGTCAACACCAGCAAGAGAACCGTCATCGACTGCAGCATCTCCAACGACAA GTTTGAGTATCTCTTTAACTTCGACAACATGTTTGAGATCCACGATGACGTGGAGGTGCTGAAGCGCATGGGCTTGGCGTTCGGTCTGGAGTCGGGCCGCTGCAGCCCGGAGCAGCTAAAGATCGCCAAGAGCCTCGTTCCCAAAGCCCTGCAGCCGTACGTCACAG AAATGGCGCAGGGTGCCATTAACCAGCTGATCGGAGAGCTGTCCCATGTGGCCAC tgACCGCGGTGCGTCCAGCTCCAACAACTCCAGGGTGGAGACCCCCACTTCCTAcatggaggaagaggaggacgaCGATGACGAGGAGGACTTTGATGATGAAGAGGACGATTAG
- the LOC109087138 gene encoding transcription factor Dp-1-like isoform X1 has translation MAQDAGLKETSGEIKLFVNQNMSPGKPAGVLSFLTVHPASVSAVKQILPKTLTAAGANMLPHMVISTPQRSSVPAGLLLTSPHTPSTHVQTQESSPWSTGRSRKGDKNGKGLRHFSMKVCEKVQKKVVTSYNEVAEELVAELSSGDNNISPNDAHVYDQKNIRRRVYDALNVLMAMNIISKDKKEIKWIGFPTNSAQECQDLEAERQRRLERIKHKQSQLQELILQQIAFKNLVQRNRQAEQQSKRAPAPNTVIHLPFIIVNTSKRTVIDCSISNDKFEYLFNFDNMFEIHDDVEVLKRMGLAFGLESGRCSPEQLKIAKSLVPKALQPYVTEMAQGAINQLIGELSHVATDRGASSSNNSRVETPTSYMEEEEDDDDEEDFDDEEDD, from the exons ATGGCGCAAGAT GCTGGACTCAAGGAAACCAGCGGAGAGATAAAGCTGTTTGTCAACCAGAACATGAGTCCAGGGAAAC ctgcagGTGTTCTGTCCTTCCTGACGGTTCATCCGGCGTCTGTCTCTGCGGTCAAACAGATTCTGCCCAAAACCCTCACCGCTGCCGGCGCTAACATGCTGCCACACATG GTGATCAGCACTCCTCAGAGGAGCAGCGTTCCCGCCGGCCTGCTGTTGACCAGCCCTCACACACCGTCCACACACGTCCAGACACAAGAGTCCTCTCCCTGGTCCACCGG GCGCAGCAGGAAGGGCGATAAGAACGGCAAGGGCTTGCGGCATTTCTCCATGAAGGTGTGTGAGAAGGTGCAGAAGAAAGTGGTGACGTCCTACAACGAAGTGGCAGAAGAGCTGGTGGCCGAGTTGAGCTCCGGAGACAACAACATCTCCCCGAACGATGCG CACGTGTACGACCAGAAGAACATCCGGCGACGGGTCTACGATGCTCTGAACGTCCTGATGGCTATGAACATCATCTCCAAAGACAAAAAGGAGATCAAATGGATTGGGTTCCCCACCAACTCTGCGCAGGAGTGTCAGGATCTGGAG GCCGAGAGGCAGAGACGGCTGGAGAGAATCAAACACAAGCAGTCGCAGCTGCAGGAGCTCATACTGCAG CAAATCGCCTTTAAGAACCTGGTGCAGCGCAATCGTCAGGCGGAGCAGCAGAGCAAGAGAGCTCCAGCTCCAAACACAGTCATCCACCTGCCCTTCATCATCGTCAACACCAGCAAGAGAACCGTCATCGACTGCAGCATCTCCAACGACAA GTTTGAGTATCTCTTTAACTTCGACAACATGTTTGAGATCCACGATGACGTGGAGGTGCTGAAGCGCATGGGCTTGGCGTTCGGTCTGGAGTCGGGCCGCTGCAGCCCGGAGCAGCTAAAGATCGCCAAGAGCCTCGTTCCCAAAGCCCTGCAGCCGTACGTCACAG AAATGGCGCAGGGTGCCATTAACCAGCTGATCGGAGAGCTGTCCCATGTGGCCAC tgACCGCGGTGCGTCCAGCTCCAACAACTCCAGGGTGGAGACCCCCACTTCCTAcatggaggaagaggaggacgaCGATGACGAGGAGGACTTTGATGATGAAGAGGACGATTAG
- the LOC109087138 gene encoding transcription factor Dp-1-like isoform X2 has translation MAQDAGLKETSGEIKLFVNQNMSPGKRVLSFLTVHPASVSAVKQILPKTLTAAGANMLPHMVISTPQRSSVPAGLLLTSPHTPSTHVQTQESSPWSTGRSRKGDKNGKGLRHFSMKVCEKVQKKVVTSYNEVAEELVAELSSGDNNISPNDAHVYDQKNIRRRVYDALNVLMAMNIISKDKKEIKWIGFPTNSAQECQDLEAERQRRLERIKHKQSQLQELILQQIAFKNLVQRNRQAEQQSKRAPAPNTVIHLPFIIVNTSKRTVIDCSISNDKFEYLFNFDNMFEIHDDVEVLKRMGLAFGLESGRCSPEQLKIAKSLVPKALQPYVTEMAQGAINQLIGELSHVATDRGASSSNNSRVETPTSYMEEEEDDDDEEDFDDEEDD, from the exons ATGGCGCAAGAT GCTGGACTCAAGGAAACCAGCGGAGAGATAAAGCTGTTTGTCAACCAGAACATGAGTCCAGGGAAAC GTGTTCTGTCCTTCCTGACGGTTCATCCGGCGTCTGTCTCTGCGGTCAAACAGATTCTGCCCAAAACCCTCACCGCTGCCGGCGCTAACATGCTGCCACACATG GTGATCAGCACTCCTCAGAGGAGCAGCGTTCCCGCCGGCCTGCTGTTGACCAGCCCTCACACACCGTCCACACACGTCCAGACACAAGAGTCCTCTCCCTGGTCCACCGG GCGCAGCAGGAAGGGCGATAAGAACGGCAAGGGCTTGCGGCATTTCTCCATGAAGGTGTGTGAGAAGGTGCAGAAGAAAGTGGTGACGTCCTACAACGAAGTGGCAGAAGAGCTGGTGGCCGAGTTGAGCTCCGGAGACAACAACATCTCCCCGAACGATGCG CACGTGTACGACCAGAAGAACATCCGGCGACGGGTCTACGATGCTCTGAACGTCCTGATGGCTATGAACATCATCTCCAAAGACAAAAAGGAGATCAAATGGATTGGGTTCCCCACCAACTCTGCGCAGGAGTGTCAGGATCTGGAG GCCGAGAGGCAGAGACGGCTGGAGAGAATCAAACACAAGCAGTCGCAGCTGCAGGAGCTCATACTGCAG CAAATCGCCTTTAAGAACCTGGTGCAGCGCAATCGTCAGGCGGAGCAGCAGAGCAAGAGAGCTCCAGCTCCAAACACAGTCATCCACCTGCCCTTCATCATCGTCAACACCAGCAAGAGAACCGTCATCGACTGCAGCATCTCCAACGACAA GTTTGAGTATCTCTTTAACTTCGACAACATGTTTGAGATCCACGATGACGTGGAGGTGCTGAAGCGCATGGGCTTGGCGTTCGGTCTGGAGTCGGGCCGCTGCAGCCCGGAGCAGCTAAAGATCGCCAAGAGCCTCGTTCCCAAAGCCCTGCAGCCGTACGTCACAG AAATGGCGCAGGGTGCCATTAACCAGCTGATCGGAGAGCTGTCCCATGTGGCCAC tgACCGCGGTGCGTCCAGCTCCAACAACTCCAGGGTGGAGACCCCCACTTCCTAcatggaggaagaggaggacgaCGATGACGAGGAGGACTTTGATGATGAAGAGGACGATTAG